One region of Flavobacterium sp. GSB-24 genomic DNA includes:
- the arsC gene encoding arsenate reductase (glutaredoxin) (This arsenate reductase requires both glutathione and glutaredoxin to convert arsenate to arsenite, after which the efflux transporter formed by ArsA and ArsB can extrude the arsenite from the cell, providing resistance.) → MIQIYHNPRCGKSRNCLAFLEQSNQEFEIIPYLTQTPSFDELKTLLKQLNLEPIQLIRTKEKIWIENFKGKTLSDDQIINAMVENPILIERPIVVKDGKAIIGRDPELVASFLD, encoded by the coding sequence ATGATACAAATCTACCACAATCCGAGATGTGGAAAATCACGAAACTGCCTTGCTTTTCTAGAACAATCCAATCAAGAATTCGAAATTATACCTTATTTAACACAAACTCCATCTTTTGATGAACTTAAAACTTTGCTGAAACAGCTTAATCTTGAGCCTATTCAATTAATTAGAACTAAGGAAAAAATCTGGATCGAAAATTTTAAAGGCAAAACTTTAAGCGATGATCAAATTATTAACGCGATGGTAGAAAATCCAATTTTGATAGAAAGACCAATTGTTGTGAAAGATGGAAAAGCTATTATTGGCAGGGATCCAGAACTAGTAGCTTCTTTTTTAGATTGA
- a CDS encoding TonB-dependent receptor, whose amino-acid sequence MKKIKFAVLLVFLLTSFYNYSQQGPGGKNKVKVTGKVYEKVSKQPLEYATISITAPNDTKVIAGGITNPKGEFEVAVAPGTYDIKVEFISFKSTEIKQKSIQDDTNLGVVNLSEDAAQLNEVVVRAEKSSVEIKLDKKVYNVGQDMIVKGGSVSDVLDNVPSVSVDTEGNVSLRGSDNIRILIDGRPSQAINMAEALRQLPADAIDKVEVITNPSARYDAEGGSGIINIILKKGKNQGFNGTLIASTGLPETYGLSANVNYKTEKLNYFTTAGYNYRTNEGAGKTNSEYLNPDGTTKSFLDEDRDTKRTRNGFNGRAGFEWTVTPTTFWTNAINYQKNTGDDRDLINYYNYDAGRNFTGTTYRLNNADTGSENIEFTSNLIKNFNDKGHKLTADLSVSRNTDDSNSTITDSPNFDTTLNNQVQKQVLFQADYVLPLGEGSQFEAGYKGSFGDLNNVYDVTNGTVPNPNLSNTLEYKENINALYTQYGFKVNKFSYLFGLRWEDTNIEVNLLDNSDFNTKKYNNLFPSAFVSYEISDQSNFSASYSKRLSRPRGRFMNPAVNYASNINIFQGNPDLDPSLTDKYDIGYIKRWDKVTFNTSAYFESTKDVFSFVRSPTGDVVTPDGEVVTPAPGETVIGTPVIKSSPINLGREQKFGFEFTFNYTPFKWWKLNSNFNFFNVKTTGENSYTDTQGNEIVQNLDNQANSWFARINSKVTLPYKIDWQLTAMYNGEQKTAQGKNLGMFGMNTALSKDVLKDKATIAFNISDIFNSRKMRSYTYLDNVNSYSEFQFRKRQFNLSFTYRFNKAKGERDKNIPKNNEGGGEGGGEFPG is encoded by the coding sequence ATGAAAAAAATCAAATTTGCCGTATTACTTGTATTCTTACTTACAAGTTTTTACAATTACTCTCAGCAAGGTCCGGGTGGCAAAAACAAAGTTAAAGTCACAGGAAAAGTTTATGAAAAAGTAAGCAAACAACCTTTGGAGTATGCTACAATTTCTATTACTGCCCCAAATGACACTAAAGTTATTGCTGGTGGTATTACAAATCCAAAAGGAGAATTTGAGGTTGCTGTTGCGCCTGGAACTTACGACATAAAAGTTGAATTTATTTCTTTTAAATCAACAGAGATCAAGCAAAAGAGTATTCAAGACGACACAAATTTGGGCGTAGTAAATTTATCTGAAGATGCTGCACAATTAAATGAAGTTGTAGTTCGTGCAGAAAAATCATCTGTAGAAATAAAATTAGATAAAAAAGTCTACAACGTTGGTCAAGATATGATTGTAAAAGGTGGAAGTGTAAGTGATGTTTTAGACAATGTTCCATCTGTTTCTGTTGATACAGAAGGAAATGTAAGTTTAAGAGGAAGCGACAACATTCGTATTTTAATTGACGGAAGACCTTCTCAAGCTATAAATATGGCAGAAGCCCTAAGACAGCTTCCTGCTGATGCAATTGATAAAGTTGAAGTAATCACTAATCCATCAGCGCGTTATGATGCCGAAGGCGGATCTGGAATTATCAATATTATTCTTAAAAAAGGGAAAAATCAAGGTTTTAACGGAACTTTAATTGCTTCTACAGGTTTACCAGAAACTTATGGTTTAAGTGCCAATGTGAATTATAAAACTGAAAAACTAAACTACTTCACAACTGCGGGGTACAACTACAGAACAAACGAAGGAGCTGGTAAAACAAATTCAGAATACCTTAATCCAGACGGAACAACAAAAAGTTTCTTGGATGAAGATCGTGATACTAAACGTACCCGAAACGGATTTAACGGAAGAGCTGGATTTGAATGGACAGTTACTCCAACGACTTTCTGGACAAACGCCATTAATTATCAAAAGAACACTGGTGACGATCGAGATTTGATTAATTATTATAATTATGATGCCGGCCGTAATTTTACAGGAACAACTTACCGTTTAAACAACGCAGATACTGGGAGCGAAAATATTGAATTTACTTCAAACTTAATTAAAAATTTTAACGATAAAGGACACAAACTTACTGCAGATCTTTCTGTTTCAAGAAATACAGATGACAGTAATAGTACTATTACTGATTCACCAAATTTTGACACGACATTAAACAACCAAGTACAAAAACAAGTTTTATTTCAGGCAGATTATGTATTGCCATTAGGCGAAGGCAGTCAATTTGAAGCAGGTTATAAAGGAAGTTTTGGCGATTTGAACAACGTTTATGATGTTACAAATGGTACAGTTCCAAATCCTAATTTATCAAACACATTAGAGTATAAAGAAAACATTAATGCCCTTTATACGCAATATGGTTTCAAAGTAAATAAATTCTCTTATTTATTTGGTCTAAGATGGGAAGACACTAATATCGAGGTTAACTTATTAGATAACAGCGATTTTAACACTAAAAAATACAACAATTTATTTCCAAGTGCTTTTGTTAGTTACGAAATTTCAGACCAAAGTAATTTCTCTGCAAGTTACAGCAAACGTTTATCCAGACCAAGAGGACGTTTTATGAATCCAGCTGTAAATTACGCAAGTAACATTAACATATTTCAAGGAAATCCAGATTTAGATCCTTCTTTAACAGATAAATATGACATAGGTTATATCAAAAGATGGGATAAAGTAACATTTAACACCTCAGCGTATTTTGAAAGCACAAAAGACGTTTTTAGTTTTGTAAGATCTCCTACTGGTGACGTTGTAACTCCTGACGGTGAAGTGGTAACCCCTGCGCCAGGTGAAACGGTTATTGGTACTCCAGTAATTAAAAGTTCTCCTATCAACTTAGGAAGAGAACAAAAATTTGGTTTCGAATTTACATTTAATTATACTCCATTCAAATGGTGGAAATTAAACAGTAATTTCAACTTTTTCAACGTAAAAACAACTGGAGAAAACAGTTATACCGATACACAAGGAAACGAAATTGTTCAAAATTTAGACAATCAGGCTAATTCTTGGTTTGCAAGAATCAACTCTAAAGTAACGCTTCCATACAAAATTGACTGGCAATTGACAGCTATGTACAATGGCGAACAAAAAACAGCTCAAGGTAAAAATTTGGGAATGTTCGGAATGAATACTGCTCTAAGCAAAGATGTATTAAAAGACAAAGCTACAATTGCATTCAATATCAGCGACATCTTTAATTCTAGAAAAATGAGATCTTATACGTATTTGGACAATGTAAATTCATACAGCGAATTCCAATTTCGTAAACGTCAATTTAATTTGTCATTCACTTACCGTTTCAACAAAGCAAAAGGTGAAAGAGATAAAAATATACCAAAAAACAATGAAGGCGGCGGAGAAGGCGGTGGAGAATTCCCAGGATAA
- the fumC gene encoding class II fumarate hydratase — MKYRIEKDTMGEVQVPADKYWGAQTERSRNNFKIGPSASMPKEIIEGFAYLKKAAAYANYDLGVLPIEKRDAIAAVCDEILAGQLDDQFPLVIWQTGSGTQSNMNVNEVIANRAQVLKGFEIGEGEQFIKANDDVNKSQSSNDTFPTGMHIAAYKMVVETTIPGVEKLHATLAKKAAEFADVVKIGRTHLMDATPLTLGQEISGYAAQLAFGLKALKNTLSHLSEIALGGTAVGTGLNTPKGYDVKVAEYIAKFTNHPFVTAENKFEALAAHDAIVETHGALKQLAVSLNKIANDIRMLASGPRSGIGEIHIPENEPGSSIMPGKVNPTQCEALTMVCAQVIGNDMAIAVGGMQGHYELNVFKPVMAANFLQSAQLLGDACVSFDEHCAQGIEPNHKRIKELVDNSLMLVTALNTKIGYYKAAEIAQTAHKNGTTLKDEAVRLGYVTPEDFDAWVKPEEMV; from the coding sequence ATGAAATACAGAATAGAAAAAGACACCATGGGCGAAGTTCAAGTCCCAGCCGATAAATATTGGGGTGCACAAACAGAACGTTCTAGAAATAATTTTAAAATCGGACCATCGGCTTCAATGCCAAAGGAAATCATAGAAGGTTTTGCTTATCTAAAAAAAGCTGCAGCATATGCAAATTATGATTTAGGTGTTCTACCAATAGAAAAAAGAGATGCTATTGCTGCTGTCTGCGACGAAATCTTAGCTGGGCAACTTGATGACCAGTTTCCGCTTGTAATCTGGCAGACTGGTTCTGGTACACAAAGCAACATGAACGTTAATGAAGTAATTGCAAATCGCGCACAGGTTCTTAAAGGTTTTGAAATTGGCGAAGGCGAACAATTCATAAAAGCTAACGACGATGTAAATAAATCACAATCATCAAACGATACTTTCCCAACCGGAATGCATATCGCAGCCTATAAAATGGTTGTAGAAACAACCATTCCTGGAGTAGAAAAACTGCATGCTACTTTAGCTAAAAAAGCAGCAGAATTTGCAGATGTTGTAAAAATTGGCCGTACACACTTAATGGATGCAACACCTTTAACATTAGGCCAGGAAATTTCTGGTTACGCCGCGCAATTAGCTTTTGGTTTAAAGGCTCTTAAAAATACTTTATCGCACTTATCTGAAATCGCATTGGGCGGAACTGCGGTTGGAACAGGACTAAACACACCAAAAGGCTACGATGTAAAAGTAGCTGAATATATTGCAAAATTTACGAATCATCCGTTTGTAACAGCGGAAAATAAATTTGAAGCTCTTGCTGCACACGATGCAATTGTTGAAACTCACGGCGCTTTAAAACAATTAGCCGTTTCTTTAAATAAAATTGCGAATGATATTAGAATGTTAGCTTCAGGGCCAAGATCTGGAATTGGCGAAATTCACATTCCTGAAAACGAACCAGGATCTTCTATTATGCCTGGAAAAGTAAATCCTACGCAATGTGAAGCTCTTACAATGGTTTGCGCACAAGTTATCGGAAACGATATGGCAATTGCCGTTGGAGGAATGCAGGGGCATTATGAATTGAACGTTTTCAAACCTGTTATGGCAGCTAACTTTTTACAATCGGCACAATTATTAGGAGACGCTTGTGTTTCTTTTGATGAACATTGTGCGCAAGGTATCGAACCGAATCACAAACGCATTAAAGAATTAGTAGACAATTCATTGATGCTGGTTACAGCTTTAAATACTAAAATTGGTTACTACAAAGCTGCCGAAATCGCACAAACCGCACACAAAAACGGAACTACTCTAAAAGATGAAGCAGTTCGTTTAGGCTACGTAACTCCAGAAGATTTTGATGCTTGGGTGAAACCTGAGGAGATGGTTTAA
- a CDS encoding NAD(P)-dependent oxidoreductase yields the protein MKFGIIKERKNPPDRRVVFAPNELTRLKQLYHDASVKVESSDIRIFSDEDYKNMGITVTEDVSDCDVLFGVKEVPVEDLIPNKAYFFFSHTIKKQPHNRKLLQAILEKNIDLYDHETIVDEHDRRLIGFGRYAGMVGVYNGIRAFGIKFELFKLPKAETLSGKEALIMHLKRITMPALKFVITGTGKVGSGAKEILDAIKVKEITVDNYLTKKYAQAVYVQLDVLEYNKRKDGQVLDFNDFVNHPEEYESDFERFTKVSDIYFAGHFYASNAPMILTKEMLNASDCKLKVVADISCDVNGPIASTVRSSTIAEPLYGYFPLEDKEVDFFHPAAVAVMAVDNLPCEIPKDASEGFGEQFMEHVIPAFFNGDKDGILKRAKITENGKLTERFSYLQDYVDGK from the coding sequence ATGAAGTTTGGAATCATAAAAGAAAGAAAAAATCCACCAGATAGAAGAGTTGTATTTGCTCCAAATGAACTCACAAGATTAAAACAGCTTTATCATGATGCTTCTGTAAAAGTAGAAAGTTCGGATATTAGAATATTTTCTGATGAGGATTATAAAAATATGGGAATCACCGTTACTGAAGATGTTTCAGATTGTGACGTTTTATTTGGTGTGAAAGAAGTTCCTGTCGAAGATTTGATTCCAAACAAAGCCTATTTCTTTTTTTCTCATACGATTAAAAAACAGCCTCACAATAGAAAATTATTGCAGGCAATCTTAGAAAAAAATATTGATTTGTATGACCACGAAACCATTGTTGACGAACATGACCGCCGTTTAATTGGTTTTGGACGTTATGCTGGAATGGTTGGTGTTTATAACGGAATTCGTGCTTTCGGAATTAAATTCGAGTTATTTAAGTTACCAAAAGCTGAAACACTTTCAGGAAAAGAAGCTCTGATAATGCACTTAAAACGCATTACAATGCCGGCCTTAAAATTTGTAATTACTGGAACTGGAAAGGTTGGGAGCGGAGCTAAAGAAATTTTGGATGCTATAAAAGTAAAAGAAATTACGGTTGATAATTATTTGACGAAAAAATATGCGCAGGCAGTTTATGTGCAGCTTGATGTTTTGGAGTATAACAAAAGAAAAGACGGACAGGTTTTAGATTTTAATGATTTTGTAAATCATCCAGAAGAATATGAATCTGATTTTGAAAGATTCACCAAAGTGTCTGATATTTACTTTGCAGGACATTTTTATGCCAGTAATGCACCAATGATTTTAACTAAAGAAATGCTGAATGCCAGCGATTGTAAGTTAAAAGTCGTGGCAGATATTTCCTGCGATGTAAATGGACCGATTGCGAGTACAGTTCGTTCTTCGACAATTGCAGAGCCTTTGTACGGATATTTTCCTTTAGAAGACAAAGAAGTTGATTTCTTCCATCCCGCAGCAGTTGCTGTTATGGCAGTAGATAATCTTCCATGCGAAATTCCAAAAGATGCCAGCGAAGGTTTTGGGGAACAATTTATGGAACACGTAATTCCAGCTTTCTTCAACGGTGATAAAGACGGAATTCTAAAAAGAGCCAAAATCACAGAAAACGGTAAATTAACAGAGAGATTCAGTTACTTACAAGATTATGTCGACGGAAAATGA
- a CDS encoding serine hydrolase domain-containing protein — protein sequence MQMIFLKKTKIPQILFSILVLSSCGKNKNTQTDTTRTVEDTLPKMKPLGAEKKISQTYKNSVVGRINHFYNKNWPNNSMNGSFLVARNGQIIFERYNGFANKNEGTKITPETPVQIASVSKVLTATAVLKLVNAGKIDLDQKVNTILKTFPYEDCTIRMLLSHRTGMRNYAYFTDRDKSVWDRHNQLTNKDILNILATKDIGLESKTGTRFSYCNTNYAMLALIIEKITGLSYKEAMSQMIFKPLGMTHTYVFDDDKDRKKIVPSYKGNGVEIGFDYLDNVYGDKNVFSTARDLLKFDRARQSPDFLKPELLKQVYTGYSNERKGTKNYGLGIRMINWETGQNFYFHNGWWHGNTSSYITLMKEGVTIIALSNKMTRNTYAVRKLAPIFGDYPFNFKDEE from the coding sequence ATGCAAATGATTTTCCTTAAAAAAACAAAGATACCACAAATACTTTTCTCAATTCTAGTTTTGAGTTCATGTGGTAAAAACAAAAATACACAAACAGATACTACTCGTACAGTCGAAGATACATTACCTAAAATGAAGCCGTTAGGTGCTGAAAAGAAAATTTCACAGACCTATAAAAATTCGGTTGTTGGTAGAATTAATCATTTTTACAATAAAAACTGGCCTAATAATTCTATGAATGGCAGTTTTTTAGTGGCAAGAAACGGCCAGATTATTTTTGAAAGATATAATGGGTTTGCTAATAAAAATGAAGGTACTAAAATAACACCTGAAACGCCTGTCCAAATTGCTTCTGTCAGTAAAGTTTTGACAGCTACAGCGGTTTTAAAACTCGTAAATGCAGGTAAAATTGATTTGGACCAGAAGGTAAATACTATTTTAAAGACATTTCCATACGAAGACTGCACAATCAGAATGCTTTTAAGCCATCGTACTGGAATGCGTAATTATGCTTATTTTACAGATAGAGATAAATCTGTTTGGGATAGACATAATCAATTAACAAACAAAGACATTCTGAATATTTTAGCAACAAAAGACATTGGTTTGGAATCTAAAACTGGAACACGTTTTAGTTATTGCAATACCAATTATGCAATGCTGGCTCTTATTATTGAGAAAATTACTGGTTTAAGTTATAAAGAGGCGATGTCTCAGATGATTTTTAAACCATTAGGAATGACGCATACTTATGTTTTTGACGATGATAAGGACAGAAAGAAAATTGTTCCTTCTTACAAAGGAAACGGTGTAGAAATTGGTTTCGATTATTTGGATAATGTGTACGGAGACAAAAATGTATTTTCAACGGCACGAGATCTTTTAAAATTTGACCGCGCGAGACAATCACCTGACTTTTTAAAACCTGAATTATTGAAACAAGTTTATACAGGCTATAGCAACGAACGTAAAGGGACTAAAAATTACGGTCTTGGAATTAGAATGATTAATTGGGAAACTGGTCAGAATTTTTACTTTCATAATGGCTGGTGGCATGGCAATACTTCGTCGTATATTACTTTAATGAAAGAAGGAGTTACCATAATTGCGCTTTCCAATAAGATGACAAGAAACACTTATGCAGTTCGCAAATTAGCGCCGATTTTTGGAGATTATCCTTTTAATTTTAAAGACGAAGAATAA
- a CDS encoding porin family protein has product MKKYMLICTLFLGVTVMAQTEKVKLGVKAGLNLANLTFDESELNSSSKTGFTAGLMVEIPVAKNFSIQPELLYSQQGTKISFSDQDVTNSNYKSTIDLNYLNIPVMLKYYVLKGLSVQAGPQIGILLKANNEYHDNFLGYDNHENLDLKKYSTGIDTSVNFGLGYQYKDKFYTDLRYNLSYSNVFKESDVSYVINNDMKNRVFQITIGYFFK; this is encoded by the coding sequence ATGAAAAAATATATGCTTATATGCACACTCTTTTTAGGTGTGACTGTTATGGCTCAAACTGAAAAAGTCAAGCTCGGTGTAAAAGCGGGTTTAAATTTAGCAAATCTTACTTTTGATGAAAGTGAATTGAATTCATCAAGCAAAACGGGATTTACTGCAGGATTAATGGTCGAAATTCCAGTGGCGAAAAACTTTTCAATTCAACCAGAATTATTGTACAGCCAGCAGGGAACAAAAATCTCCTTTTCTGATCAGGATGTAACCAATTCCAATTATAAAAGCACAATAGACTTAAACTATTTGAATATTCCTGTAATGCTAAAATATTATGTGCTAAAAGGATTAAGTGTGCAGGCAGGACCTCAAATAGGAATACTTCTAAAAGCTAATAATGAATATCACGATAATTTTTTAGGTTACGACAATCATGAAAATTTAGATTTGAAAAAATACTCAACAGGTATTGATACTTCTGTAAACTTTGGATTGGGTTATCAATATAAAGATAAGTTTTACACAGACCTACGATATAATCTATCATATTCTAATGTTTTTAAAGAAAGTGATGTCAGTTATGTTATCAATAATGACATGAAGAATAGAGTTTTCCAAATAACGATTGGTTATTTTTTTAAATAA